In one Aythya fuligula isolate bAytFul2 chromosome 12, bAytFul2.pri, whole genome shotgun sequence genomic region, the following are encoded:
- the IRX3 gene encoding iroquois-class homeodomain protein IRX-3 → MAFPQLGYQYIRPIYPAERPGSGGGGGSRGGAELAPSGPLSNVLSSMYGSPYAAAAAAQGYGAFLPYAAELPIFPQLGAQYELKESPGVQHAAFPPHHPAFYPYGQYQFGDPSRPKNATRESTSTLKAWLNEHRKNPYPTKGEKIMLAIITKMTLTQVSTWFANARRRLKKENKMTWAPRSRTDEEGNSYGSDHEGEEDKREDEEEIDLENIDTENIESTKDELEDELQDADLLHSDSKTDSEGSEGFEDLPAPEERYLEAADGEPHRLRHHHLRHHHHHHHHHHHHKCELPAAPPPPAGLEPLQPPLRPPLQPPPRLHSPPSSASSSAASSPTDGALAGTVPKPKIWSLAETATSPDNPRKSPGGGSPPAAAPQPLPLPPPPPPPHRLVPSCPLGKFPNWTNRAFPSHHHHHHHHPPPAPHPLALLNTPHLLGLGAAPAAPPGAAAFPRAADQAQSAEPPGADRSSALEVEKKLIKTAFQPVQRRPQNQLDAAMVLSALSSS, encoded by the exons atGGCTTTCCCGCAGCTGGGCTACCAGTACATCAGGCCCATTTACCCCGCCGAGCgcccggggagcggcggcggcggcggctcccgggGCGGCGCGGAGCTGGCCCCGTCCGGGCCCCTCTCCAACGTGCTCTCCTCCATGTACGGCTCGCCCtacgccgccgccgccgccgcccagGGCTACGGAGCCTTCCTGCCCTACGCCGCCGAGCTGCCCATCTTCCCCCAGCTG GGCGCCCAGTACGAGCTGAAGGAGAGCCCGGGGGTGCAGCACGCCGccttccccccccaccaccccgcCTTCTACCCCTACGGACAGTACCAGTTCGGGGACCCGTCGAGGCCCAAGAACGCCACCCGGGAGAGCACCAGCACCCTCAAGGCCTGGCTCAACGAGCACCGCAAGAACCCCTACCCCACCAAGGGCGAGAAGATCATGCTGGCCATCATCACCAAGATGACCCTCACCCAGGTCTCCACCTGGTTCGCCAACGCGCGGCGGAGGCTGAAGAAGGAGAACAAGATGACCTGGGCCCCCCGCAGCAGGACCGACGAGGAGGGCAACTCCTACGGCAGCGACCACGAGGGGGAagaggacaagagggaggacgaggaggagatCGACCTGGAGAACATCGACACCGAGAACATCGAGAGCACCAAGGACGAGCTGGAGGACGAGCTGCAGGACGCCGACCTCCTGCACTCCGACTCCAAGACGGACTCGGAGGGCTCCGAGGGCTTCGAGGACCTGCCCGCCCCCGAGGAGCGCTACCTCGAGGCCGCCGACGGGGAGCCGCACCGCCTCCGCCACCACCACCtccgccaccaccaccaccaccaccatcaccaccaccaccacaagtgcgagctccccgccgcccccccgccgcccgcggGCCTGgagcccctgcagcctcccctccggcctcccctgcagcctccgCCGCGCCTCCACTCGCCCCCATCCTCCGCCTCGTcctccgccgcctcctccccgaCGGACGGCGCTTTGGCCGGCACCGTGCCCAAGCCCAAAATCTGGTCCCTGGCCGAGACGGCCACCAGCCCGGACAACCCCCGCAAGtcccccggggggggctccccgccggccgccgccccccagccgctgccgctgccccccccgccgcccccgccgcacAGACTcgtcccctcctgccccttgGGCAAATTCCCCAACTGGACCAACCGCGCCTTCCcgagccaccaccaccaccaccaccaccacccgcccccggccccgcaccccCTGGCCTTACTGAACACTCCCcacctgctggggctgggggccgcccccgccgcccccccgggcGCCGCCGCTTTCCCGCGAGCCGCGGACCAGGCGCAGAGCGCGGAGCCCCCCGGAGCAG aTCGATCTAGTGCCTTGGAAGTAGAGAAAAAGTTAATAAAGACAGCTTTCCAGCCAGTGCAGAGGCG gccCCAGAACCAGCTCGATGCTGCTATGGTTCTATCGGCGTTGTCATCATCAtag